The genomic stretch CCTACCAGGAGACGCAGCTCTCGGTGCTGTGGCTGATGGAGGCGGAGGCGCTCTTCCTGGCAGGCGTGATCGGCCGCGAGCCGCTCTTCCGCCGCCTGGGAATGCTGGCGGCGGTGGTCACGGCAGCGCAGGTGGTGCTGACCCAGTCCTATCACGCGGGGAGCGACCTGCGGCGCAGCATCATTTTTGCGGTAGCCGCGCTGCTGTTCTATGCCGACGCGCACCTCATCCCCCGACGTTGGCCAGGCTGGGTGGCGGGCGCGAGCGAGAGCCTCTACCTGCGCTGTCTCGGCTACCTGGCGGCGGGGATGGGCTTCGCCGCGGTGTGGGTCGGGCTCCCCGATCCCTGGGTGGCGGTGGGCTGGGCGGCGCTGGCACTCGTGCTGGGTCTGGCGGGGACGCAGTGGCGTATCCGCGACCTGCATGTGCAACAGTACGCCCTGGCGCTGGCGGCCTTGGCGCGGGTGCTGGCGGTCAACACCGATCTGGGCCCCGTGGCCGGGCACGTCAACCTGCGGCTGGTCACGCTGGCCGTAACGGCGGCGCTCTTGTATCTCGGCGCCGGCTGGAGCGGCGAGACCGACCAGCCAGGCGGCAAGCTGGCGCGGATGGCGCAGAACACCTCGGCTTCACTGCTGCTGGCGCTGCTGGCGTGGTACGAAGCGCCGGAAGCCTGGGTGGCGGTGGCCTGGATCGCGTTGGCGGTGACCCTCGCCATCGTAGGCAGCCGCTTCCTGCTTTCCGAATTGGTCATCAGCGGAGACCTGCTGGCGCTGGTCGCGGTGGTTCGCGTGCTCGCGGTGAACCTGCAGGGCGAGACGGCCTGGCACGGGGCCAGCTTGCGCCTGATCACGGTCGGCTTGACCATCGCCGGACTCTACCTGCATTCGCGCTGGAGCAGCCTGCCCGGCCGGGTGGAGGCGGGGATCATTCCCCCGGTCTTCACCTGGGCAGGCTCGCTGCTGGTCCTGGCGCTGCTGTGGTATGAACTGCGACCGGTCAGCGTGGCCCTGGGCTGGGCGCTGTTCGGGCTGGCGCTGCTGGAGCTGGGCCTGGCGCGGCGCTCCACCCAACTGCGGCTGCAGGCCTACGCGGCGCTGGCGGCGGCGTTCCTGCGCATCTTCTTCGTCAACCTGAACGCCGCGGGAGCACCGGGGCAGGTCAGCCCGCGCTTCTACACCGTGGTGCCCCTGGCCCTGGCCTTCTACTACGTCTATGGGCGGCTGGAGGGCAGAAACGACGACTTCCTGAAGGCCGACCGGGGGCTGCGCGCGGCCGCAGCTCACGCCTGGTTCTGCATGGCGAGCGTGGCCGCGCTCATGCGCTTCGAACTGGACCGCAACCTGGTGGTCACCGCCTGGGCGGCGCTGGTGGTGGCGCTGATGGCGATGGCGTGGTGGAGCGGCCGCCGCGTCTTCCTCCTCCAGGGGCTGGTCATGAGCGCGGCCGTGCTGCTGCGCGGCGCGCTCTCCAACCTGATGGAAGGCGGCATGGGCACGGTGACGGGACGCCTGCTGCACGTGGGCAGCGCCGCCGCCCTGCTCTTCCTCAGCCTGGTGTTCGCCTTTCCCCTCGCCCGCCGCGCTCAGGAGGAGAAGCCGGCCGGCCCCGCAGGCCTGTTCCTGCGCCACCCCGAGCAAGTGCTGTTCTTCGTCCCGCTGGCGCTGCTCACCGCCTTGCTGGCGCTGGAGATGCGGCAGGGATTCGTCACCATCGCCTGGGGCATCGAAGGGGCGGCCGCCTTCCTGTTCGCGCTTTGGGTGAAGAAACGCAGCTATCGTCTTGCCGGGCTTGGACTTCTCCTTCTGTGCGTTGGCAAGATCGTGATCGTGGACGCCTGGCGGCTGCAGGGCGCCTACCGTTACCTGACCTTCGTCGTGCTGGGGTGTCTGTTATTGTTGGTGTCGTTCCTCTACTCGCGGCACCGCGAGGTCTTTCGGCAGTATCTATGAAGCGCGGTCTCGTCTTCGCGATGGTGTTGCTGCTCGGCCTGGGAGCCTTGTGGCTCAGCGAGCGGCGCAAGGCCGAGGCCCCGGTGAGTCCCGACCCCGTCCTCTACTTCATCGCCGACGCCGAGCGCGAACTCAGCCGGGTGCCGGCGCAGGCCACCCGCCTGCCGGACGCGGAAGAGATCCGGATCGGCGACGAGCTGGCACAGCGCATCGCCGGCGAGACCCGCGCCCCCTCCTCGCAGCAAGAGCAGGCCATGCAGGCCTACGTTGCGGAGGTGGGAGCGCGCGTGGTGGTGCACACGCAGCGCCGCCTTCCTTACCGCTTCCACTATCTGCCAGAAAGCTACCTGGTCAACGCCTTCTCCCTGCCGGGCGGGCACGTATACATCGGCGCCGGGCTGCTCCAGCTCATGGACAGCGAGGACGAACTGGCGGCGGTGCTGGGACACGAGGTCGAGCACATCGACCGCTACCACTGCGTGGAGCGCTACCAGGTGGAGGCGCGGATGCGGCGCACGGGACTGGTCGCCGACCTGGTGCAATTGCCCCTGGAGATCTTCCAGGCGGGCTACACCAAGGACCAGGAACTGGAGGCCGACCGCGAAGGCACGCGCCTGGCGGTGGAGGCCGGCTACTCGCCGCTGGGCGCGATCCGGGTC from Terriglobales bacterium encodes the following:
- a CDS encoding DUF2339 domain-containing protein, which codes for MKYQSVRPELAFWFLLGLGAVELLLSLLPAVRRRRLAFAILATLGATLLVAALPFRYSYQETQLSVLWLMEAEALFLAGVIGREPLFRRLGMLAAVVTAAQVVLTQSYHAGSDLRRSIIFAVAALLFYADAHLIPRRWPGWVAGASESLYLRCLGYLAAGMGFAAVWVGLPDPWVAVGWAALALVLGLAGTQWRIRDLHVQQYALALAALARVLAVNTDLGPVAGHVNLRLVTLAVTAALLYLGAGWSGETDQPGGKLARMAQNTSASLLLALLAWYEAPEAWVAVAWIALAVTLAIVGSRFLLSELVISGDLLALVAVVRVLAVNLQGETAWHGASLRLITVGLTIAGLYLHSRWSSLPGRVEAGIIPPVFTWAGSLLVLALLWYELRPVSVALGWALFGLALLELGLARRSTQLRLQAYAALAAAFLRIFFVNLNAAGAPGQVSPRFYTVVPLALAFYYVYGRLEGRNDDFLKADRGLRAAAAHAWFCMASVAALMRFELDRNLVVTAWAALVVALMAMAWWSGRRVFLLQGLVMSAAVLLRGALSNLMEGGMGTVTGRLLHVGSAAALLFLSLVFAFPLARRAQEEKPAGPAGLFLRHPEQVLFFVPLALLTALLALEMRQGFVTIAWGIEGAAAFLFALWVKKRSYRLAGLGLLLLCVGKIVIVDAWRLQGAYRYLTFVVLGCLLLLVSFLYSRHREVFRQYL
- a CDS encoding M48 family metallopeptidase; this translates as MKRGLVFAMVLLLGLGALWLSERRKAEAPVSPDPVLYFIADAERELSRVPAQATRLPDAEEIRIGDELAQRIAGETRAPSSQQEQAMQAYVAEVGARVVVHTQRRLPYRFHYLPESYLVNAFSLPGGHVYIGAGLLQLMDSEDELAAVLGHEVEHIDRYHCVERYQVEARMRRTGLVADLVQLPLEIFQAGYTKDQELEADREGTRLAVEAGYSPLGAIRVFEAYQRLRRQREAQASSPSEEAARMTAETLSGYFRSHPGEADRIEQIRRLIASEHWEDRVNERPLKVRYQPPTAPAGNQETSGR